A DNA window from Rhinolophus sinicus isolate RSC01 linkage group LG10, ASM3656204v1, whole genome shotgun sequence contains the following coding sequences:
- the CCDC51 gene encoding mitochondrial potassium channel isoform X1, with protein MTGCSPVFAMQHVMGVPPVLVRRGLLGRDHSMTRTLCSPGPSQPREKGPEEVALGPYRRLTALGRALGRGIQQRASSTAKTWWDRYEEFVGLDEVREAQGNVTEAEKVFMVARGLVREAQEDLERQQAKLKEVRDRLDRISREDSQYLELATLEHRMLQEEKRLRTAYVRAEDSEREKFSLFSAAVRASHEKERTRAERTKNWSLIGSVLGALIGVAGSTYVNRVRLQELKALLLEAQKGPVSLQEAIREQASSYSLQQRDLHDLMADLRDLVQAGPGQSSGSQAGTSPTRDRDTDVLSAALKEQLSHSRQVRSCLEGLREQLDGLEKTFSQTAGVVQLAKAVAHPGLVDPADGALPGSLLEQGGVILALSDMEQRLEAQVNRNTIYSTLVTCLTVAATMPVLYVLFRAS; from the exons ATGACAGGGTGCAGCCCTGTGTTTGCCATGCAGCACGTCATGGGTGTGCCCCCTGTGCTGGTGCGGAGAGGCCTCCTTGGAAGGGACCATTCTATGACCAGGACTCTCTGCAGCCCGGGCCCCAGCCAGCCGAGAGAGAAAGGCCCTgaggaggtggccctggggccGTACCGCCGCCTCACAGCGCTGGGAAGAGCCCTGGGCCGTGGCATTCAGCAGCGAGCGTCCTCCACAGCCAAGACTTGGTGGGACAGATATGAAGAGTTTGTCGGACTCGATGAGGTTCGAGAGGCCCAGGGAAACGTGACTGAG GCGGAGAAAGTGTTCATGGTGGCTCGGGGGCTCGTGCGCGAGGCTCAGGAGGACTTGGAAAGGCAGCAGGCCAagctgaaggaggtgagggaccGCTTGGACCGCATCTCCAGAGAGGACAGCCAGTATCTGGAACTGGCTACCCTGGAGCACAGGATGCTGCAG GAGGAGAAGAGACTTCGCACGGCCTATGTGCGTGCCGAAGACTCGGAGCGAGAGAagttctccctcttctctgcGGCCGTGCGGGCAAGTCATGAGAAGGAGCGCACTCGGGCGGAAAGAACCAAGAACTGGTCCCTCATTGGGTCAGTCCTTGGCGCCCTGATTGGTGTGGCTGGTTCCACCTACGTGAACCGTGTGCGGCTACAGGAGCTGAAGGCCTTGCTCCTGGAGGCACAGAAGGGGCCTGTGAGCCTCCAGGAGGCCATCCGAGAACAGGCATCCAGCTACTCCCTCCAGCAGAGGGACCTCCATGACCTCATGGCGGACCTACGGGACCTGGTGCAAGCCGGGCCAGGGCAGAGCTCTGGGTCCCAGGCCGGTACTTCCCCCACCCGAGACAGAGACACAGATGTCCTTTCAGCTGCCTTGAAAGAGCAGCTCAGCCATTCCAGGCAGGTCCGTTCCTGTCTAGAGGGTTTACGAGAGCAGCTTGACGGCCTGGAAAAGACTTTCAGCCAAACAGCTGGGGTGGTTCAGCTTGCAAAGGCTGTGGCACATCCAGGCCTGGTGGACCCAGCAGATGGGGCGCTGCCTGGCTCCTTGCTGGAGCAGGGGGGCGTGATCTTGGCGCTGTCGGACATGGAGCAGAGGCTAGAAGCCCAGGTCAACAGGAACACCATCTACAGCACGCTGGTCACCTGTCTGACAGTTGCGGCCACCATGCCTGTGCTCTACGTGCTTTTTAGGGCCAGCTAG
- the CCDC51 gene encoding mitochondrial potassium channel isoform X2: MVARGLVREAQEDLERQQAKLKEVRDRLDRISREDSQYLELATLEHRMLQEEKRLRTAYVRAEDSEREKFSLFSAAVRASHEKERTRAERTKNWSLIGSVLGALIGVAGSTYVNRVRLQELKALLLEAQKGPVSLQEAIREQASSYSLQQRDLHDLMADLRDLVQAGPGQSSGSQAGTSPTRDRDTDVLSAALKEQLSHSRQVRSCLEGLREQLDGLEKTFSQTAGVVQLAKAVAHPGLVDPADGALPGSLLEQGGVILALSDMEQRLEAQVNRNTIYSTLVTCLTVAATMPVLYVLFRAS, translated from the exons ATGGTGGCTCGGGGGCTCGTGCGCGAGGCTCAGGAGGACTTGGAAAGGCAGCAGGCCAagctgaaggaggtgagggaccGCTTGGACCGCATCTCCAGAGAGGACAGCCAGTATCTGGAACTGGCTACCCTGGAGCACAGGATGCTGCAG GAGGAGAAGAGACTTCGCACGGCCTATGTGCGTGCCGAAGACTCGGAGCGAGAGAagttctccctcttctctgcGGCCGTGCGGGCAAGTCATGAGAAGGAGCGCACTCGGGCGGAAAGAACCAAGAACTGGTCCCTCATTGGGTCAGTCCTTGGCGCCCTGATTGGTGTGGCTGGTTCCACCTACGTGAACCGTGTGCGGCTACAGGAGCTGAAGGCCTTGCTCCTGGAGGCACAGAAGGGGCCTGTGAGCCTCCAGGAGGCCATCCGAGAACAGGCATCCAGCTACTCCCTCCAGCAGAGGGACCTCCATGACCTCATGGCGGACCTACGGGACCTGGTGCAAGCCGGGCCAGGGCAGAGCTCTGGGTCCCAGGCCGGTACTTCCCCCACCCGAGACAGAGACACAGATGTCCTTTCAGCTGCCTTGAAAGAGCAGCTCAGCCATTCCAGGCAGGTCCGTTCCTGTCTAGAGGGTTTACGAGAGCAGCTTGACGGCCTGGAAAAGACTTTCAGCCAAACAGCTGGGGTGGTTCAGCTTGCAAAGGCTGTGGCACATCCAGGCCTGGTGGACCCAGCAGATGGGGCGCTGCCTGGCTCCTTGCTGGAGCAGGGGGGCGTGATCTTGGCGCTGTCGGACATGGAGCAGAGGCTAGAAGCCCAGGTCAACAGGAACACCATCTACAGCACGCTGGTCACCTGTCTGACAGTTGCGGCCACCATGCCTGTGCTCTACGTGCTTTTTAGGGCCAGCTAG